Below is a genomic region from Burkholderia pseudomultivorans.
ACGATGCGGCTCGGCGTGCGCACCGCGACCGGCGATGCCGAAGGCGAGGTGCTCGACACGCGGCCGGTCGAATGCGACCGCGCGGCCGTGGAAGCGGCGCTCGCGCGCTTTACCGGCGAGATCGTGCAGGTGCCGCCGATGTATTCGGCGCTCAAGCGCGACGGCAAGCCGCTGTACGAATATGCGCGTGCCGGCCAGACGGTCGAGCGCGAAGGCCGCCACGTGACGATCCATGCGCTCGACCTGCTCGCGTGCGCGCTGCCCGATGTCACGTTTCGCGTGACCTGCAGCAAGGGCACGTACGTGCGCACGCTGGCGGAGGATCTCGGCGAGGCGCTCGGCTGCGGCGCGCATCTGACGATGCTGCGTCGTACGGGCGTCGGCGCGCTGACGCTCGAGCATGCGGTCACGCTCGACGCATTGTCCGACGCCGATGCGGCGGCGCGCGACGCGTGGCTCCAGCCGGTCGACGCGCTGCTGTCGACCTTCCCGCTGGTTCGTCTCGACGACGTGTGCGCGAAGCGGTTCCTGCACGGCCAGCGTCTGCCGCTGTCCGCGCTCGATCCGGTCGATGCGGCCGACGGCGCGCGCGTGCGCGTCTACGACGCGACGCGGCTGCTCGGCGTCGCGCGCAAGGCCAACGGCGTGCTCGCGCCGGAGCGGCTCGTCGTCACGGCGGAGTAATGCGGGCGCGCGACAGCGTGCCGTTGAAACGAAAAAAAGCCCGGTCGAAACCGGGCTTTTTGCTTTTTGCTCGATGCGCTCGCGCGCGACGCTCAGTGTGCGGCCGATGCCGCCGCCCCCGCATCGCCGCCGCCCGCGCGTTCGGGCTTCGTGATCCAGATCAGCGCGATCAGCAGCACGAAGATCGCCGCCGAGATGTAGAACAGATCGTTCACGCCGAGCTGCGCGGCCTGCTGCGTGGCCATGTTGTTGATCAGGCCGTGCGCCTGGTCGCGCGTGAGCCCGAGGTTGCCCATCTGCGTGACGGCCTGGTTGAACGTCGGGTTGTACGGGTTCGTCTGCTCGACCAGTTGCGCGTGATGGAAGTTGTTGCGGTGGTCCCACGCGGTCTGGAAGATCGACGTGCCGATGCCGCCGCACATGATCCGCACGAAGTTCGACAGGCCCGACGCCGCCGGGATGCGGTGGCCAGGCAGGCCGGACAGCGTGATCGACACGAGCGGAATGAAGAAGCCGGCCATCGCGATGCCCTGCACGAGCGTCGGCAGCGTCAGCGACCATTCGTCGACGCCGGTCGTGTAGCGCGAACGCATCCAGAAGCACAGCGCGAACGTCAGGAACGCGGCAGTCGCGATGTAGCGCGGATCGGTGCGCGGCAGGAACTTGCCGGTCAGCGGCGACAGCAGGATCGCGAACAGCCCGACCGGCGCCATC
It encodes:
- the truB gene encoding tRNA pseudouridine(55) synthase TruB; its protein translation is MTTASQRPRVPRRALDGVLLLDKPVGLSSNDALIRAKRLYLAKKAGHTGTLDPLASGLLPLCFGEATKFSQDLLEADKTYEATMRLGVRTATGDAEGEVLDTRPVECDRAAVEAALARFTGEIVQVPPMYSALKRDGKPLYEYARAGQTVEREGRHVTIHALDLLACALPDVTFRVTCSKGTYVRTLAEDLGEALGCGAHLTMLRRTGVGALTLEHAVTLDALSDADAAARDAWLQPVDALLSTFPLVRLDDVCAKRFLHGQRLPLSALDPVDAADGARVRVYDATRLLGVARKANGVLAPERLVVTAE